The genomic region TCCGACGGCAACCGGCCCGAATGGATGATCATGGAAGTGCTGCCGGTCATCCCTCCCGACCTGCGGCCGCTGGTGCCCCTGGAAGGCGGAAGGTTCGCCACCTCCGATCTCAACGACCTGTACCGGCGCGTCATCAACCGGAACAACCGGCTCAAGAAACTGCTCGAGATCCGCGCGCCGGACGTCATCCTGCGCAACGAGAAGCGGATGCTGCAGGAAGCGGTGGACGCGCTGCTCGACAACGGCCGCCGTTCGCGGGCCGTGCGGGGAGACGGAAACCGGTCCCTCAAGTCCCTCTCGGATTTGCTCAAGGGCAAGCAGGGGCGTTTCCGCCAGAACCTGCTCGGCAAGCGGGTGGACTACTCGGGCCGTTCCGTGATCGTGGTGGAACCCGAGCTCAAGATCCACCAGTGCGGGCTGCCCAAGAACATCGCCCTGGAGCTTTTCAAGCCCTTCATCATCCAGCGGCTGGAAGACAGGGGCTTCGTGCAGACGGTCAAGAGCGCGAAGAAGATCGTGGAACGCGAGGAGCCCGAGGTCTGGGACATCCTCGAAGAGATCATCAAGGACCACCCTGTCCTGCTGAACCGGGCGCCCACCCTGCACCGGCTGGGTATCCAGGCTTTCATGCCGGTGCTCGTGGAAGGCAAGGCCATCCGCATCCACCCGCTCGTCTGCGAAGCCTTCAACGCCGATTTCGACGGCGACCAGATGCCGGTGCACGTCCCCATGTCCTTCGAGGCCCAGATCGAGGCCCGGGTGCTGATGCTGTCCTCGAACAACATCCTAGATCCGAAGAACGGGCAGCCGATCTGCGCGCCCAGCAAGGACATCGTCCTGGGATGCTACTACCTGACCAAGGAGCTCACGGGCTGCCGGGGCGAAGGCAAGATCTTCTCGAGCGTTTCCGAGGTGATGCTCGCCTTCGACAACGACCTCGTGGATCTCCATGCCATCATCAAGCTGCGCCACGAGGGCAAGATGATGGAAACGACCGTCGGCCGGGTCATCTTCAACCAGATCCTGCCGCCGGAGATCGGCTTCCAGAATGAGGTGTTCGACAGCTCGGCCATCCGGGACATGGTGGCCACCGTATACCGCCAGCTGGGGAACTACCGCACGTGCGTGCTTCTCGATGAAGTCAAGCGGCTGGGTTTCCACTACGCGACCCTTTCGGGCCTGACCTCGGGCATCGACGACGTGGTCATCCCCGACGAGAAGGCGCAGATGATCAGTGACGCGGAAGCCGAGGTGCGATCCATCCAGGATCAGTACGAGGGCCACGCCATCACCGAGGGCGAGCGCTACAACAAGGTGATCGACGTGTGGCAGCACACCCGGACCAAGCTGAACGAGGTCGTCGAGACCACGCTCGAGGAGTCGGACGACGGCTTCAATCCCTTCTACATGATGATGGCCTCCGGCGCGCGGAGCAAGCTGGACCAGGTGGGACAGCTGTGCGGCATGCGCGGCCTCATGGCCAAGCCCCAGCGGAAGGTCGTCGGACAGGTCGGCGAGTACATCGAGACGCCCATCCTGTCCAACCTCAAGGAAGGGCTTACGGTACTCGAGTACTTCACCTCCAGCCACGGCGGGCGCAAGGGACTGGCCGACACCGCCCTCAAGACCGCCGACGCCGGCTACCTGACACGGCGTCTGGTGGACGTGGCGCAGAACGTGATCATCAACGAGGCGGACTGCGGCACGATCCGCGGCATCGAGATCGGCGCCCTGAAGGAAGGCGCGAACGTCATGGAACCGCTGGGCGACCGGGTACTGGGCCGGGTCGTGCTGGACGACATCTACGACCCCATCACGCGGGAACTGCTGACGGCCGCCGGCGAGGAGATCAACGAGGAAGTCGCCGACCTCATCGAACAGCGCGGCGGCGTGCAGTACTCGGACGATCCCGATGCGGAGATGAGCGAGACCGTGCACATCCGGTCCGTGCTGACCTGCGAGACCAAGCGCGGCGTGTGCGCCCGGTGCTACGGCCGGAACCTCGCCACGGGCTCCATGGTGGAAATGGGCGAGGCCGTCGGCGTCATGGCGGCGCAGAGCATCGGCGAGCCGGGTACGCAGCTGACGCTCCGCACCTTCCACATCGGCGGGATCGCGAGCCGCGACGCCACGCAGAACAAGATTACCACGAAACATGCGGGCAAGGCCGTCTTTACCGCGGTCGAAACCGTCACCCAGGAAGACGGCGCCCAGGTCGTCATCGGGCGGGCCGGCGAGATCACGATCCTGGACGCCGACGACAACCGGCGGGACCACTTCTTCATCCCCTACGGCGCGGTCATGCTCACGGAGGACGGCGACGTCGTCGAGGAGAACCA from Gemmatimonadota bacterium harbors:
- the rpoC gene encoding DNA-directed RNA polymerase subunit beta', translating into MHKQPKNRSTIRIQLASPETIRRWSYGEVTKPETINYRTFKPERDGLFCERIFGPVKDWECNCGKYKRIRYRGVICDRCGVEVTQAKVRRERLGHIELAVPVCHIWYFKSPPSRIGNLLNLSIRNLERVIYYECYVMLDPGDTEYQTGEIIDQDTFMDLEEAGHEFEADMGAGALRRLLSEIDIEELSVELRTRVRMETSVQRKNDALKRLKVVEAFRNSNGPDSDGNRPEWMIMEVLPVIPPDLRPLVPLEGGRFATSDLNDLYRRVINRNNRLKKLLEIRAPDVILRNEKRMLQEAVDALLDNGRRSRAVRGDGNRSLKSLSDLLKGKQGRFRQNLLGKRVDYSGRSVIVVEPELKIHQCGLPKNIALELFKPFIIQRLEDRGFVQTVKSAKKIVEREEPEVWDILEEIIKDHPVLLNRAPTLHRLGIQAFMPVLVEGKAIRIHPLVCEAFNADFDGDQMPVHVPMSFEAQIEARVLMLSSNNILDPKNGQPICAPSKDIVLGCYYLTKELTGCRGEGKIFSSVSEVMLAFDNDLVDLHAIIKLRHEGKMMETTVGRVIFNQILPPEIGFQNEVFDSSAIRDMVATVYRQLGNYRTCVLLDEVKRLGFHYATLSGLTSGIDDVVIPDEKAQMISDAEAEVRSIQDQYEGHAITEGERYNKVIDVWQHTRTKLNEVVETTLEESDDGFNPFYMMMASGARSKLDQVGQLCGMRGLMAKPQRKVVGQVGEYIETPILSNLKEGLTVLEYFTSSHGGRKGLADTALKTADAGYLTRRLVDVAQNVIINEADCGTIRGIEIGALKEGANVMEPLGDRVLGRVVLDDIYDPITRELLTAAGEEINEEVADLIEQRGGVQYSDDPDAEMSETVHIRSVLTCETKRGVCARCYGRNLATGSMVEMGEAVGVMAAQSIGEPGTQLTLRTFHIGGIASRDATQNKITTKHAGKAVFTAVETVTQEDGAQVVIGRAGEITILDADDNRRDHFFIPYGAVMLTEDGDVVEENQALFEWNPYNIPIIAVQAGEVQLEDVVAGETLREQLDDTTGMRQKVITENRGSRALHPRIYIADAKGKKKDEYNLPTGAHLLVTEFTDQSNTERTHVQPGTVLARIPRSIGRTRDITGGLPRVAELFEARRPRDPATVAKVDGVVKVAGIVRRSHRLLVRADDGSEQEYLIPQGRHLSVRDGDRVQAGEPLSEGSIDPHDILEIQGVNAVQEYLVNQIQEVYRMQGVSINDKHVEVIVRQMLQKVKVDDPGDTEFLKGEAVDRTRFQWENDRVLREGGDPATNQPLLLGIAKAALSTESFVSAAAFQETTRVLTEAAIQGKRDALLGLKENVIMGHLIPAGTGLDRYSQMRLVDEEGNEIEPPAIEPEPFFDAESVNGDAEAVSAEAKAASAEAKAASAEAKAASADGESASADGEAKTSETVQNVAEAETPPVETV